From the Methanothermobacter sp. genome, the window GAAAGGTGTGGAGTCGTGCCAACGACCCGGCAGCGGTACTCAGACTCAAGGTATTCAACCAGGATATCCTTCACAGAGTCGGGGGCGGTGGTTGCAAATAGGACATTCTTTCCGCTGATATCCCCAAGTGGTTTTGGCCTGAAGACAGTGGTCACAACCTCTGCATCGGGGTTAACGGATTCTATGAACTCAACGATCTCCTCAACCTTCTCATCATCTGCCATGGGCTCCTCGCACATTGTGAGTATCACAAGATCCGCCAGCCTTATTCTGAAGGGCCCGAAGAAGTTCTTTATATTTATGATGGGCTGGTTTGCGCCAACAAGGACTATGTGTCTGTCTGACTTCACAGGGGGTATTGCAGCCCCGCTCCCCTCCAGGATTATGAAGTCGGCGTCCAGACTGTTGGCTGTCTCAGCACCCCTCTTCATGTTGGTTATGAAGACATCCCCCACCATACCGCCGCCACAGCGCCTGCAGCCAACCGTGAGTATCCGGCTCATGAGGGCGTCCTCCCAGTGGTCAGAGGCTGCATGAACCCCCCTGTCTGACTGCTCCATCAGGAACTCGGGGGTTATTTCTATCCTGTCACCCCTGACGATCTCAGGCTCCTCAGGGCCGCCTCGACCCATCGCCACAACACAGGGGTTGTACTCACGTTCATGGATCAGTCGGGCCGCATAGGCGGATACAGCGGTTTTACCTATCCTCTTACCTGTCCCGAGAATCTTGAGGGATGGTTTTTTGAGTATATCATATTCTGTGAGGGGCTGGAACTCAAAGTCAGGACCCCTGTAGACTGCACCCTCCTCAAGGACAACCGATGCTATCCTGAACCTCTTTGAGTAGTCCAGGACGGGTTCATCGCTGAGGTCCATAACCGTGTCTGCACCGTACTTTCTGATGAGTCTGGCTATGAGGTCATAGGGTATCCTGTGGGGATCATCACCGAAGTAAACGGGTCTTCCCATCATCTCGGTGTACTCCTCAGGTGATGATGTCCTGAGTTTTTCGGTTCCCCCGATGAAGATCAGTGCCTTGACATCAATGTGTTCCATTGAGTCGAGGGTCTCAACAGCCGCCCTTGTCACAGGGAGGTAGTGCTCTCCATCAACAAGACAGATCATGCTTTCTGTGGCCTTCATAAAAAACACCGTTTATGATATAAGTTAAAGGGAATATTAAAATAGTTGGTTTAGATGGATTAAACGAATATTTATGGTTGGTTTCTGGCTGGCACCATATCTAAATTAGAAAAATTTAGATTTTGGAGAGTGGATTGATGGTCTATTTTGCCTCCAGTCTGGCTTCCATCTTCACGACTTCCTTCCTTGACCGTTTTGCAAGTTCTGAGAGGCCATTTACAACATTTGGCGGGAGGTTGTGCCCTTCTTTCTTTGCAAGGATCTCGGAGATGGCGCTTGAGAGTACAAAAATAGCGTATTTATGCTCGGCCTTTGTGCGGTGGATGTGGTGGGGGCTGATGTTGAGGGAGAAGTACTCTTCGCATTCATCCTTTATATCGTATCCATTCTCGAGGTACTTCAGAACATATACCAGAAATTGGTGCAGTTGTATCATTTCGTCCTTATACATGGTTACCAGCCTCAGTCTCCTTATAAGTGTGTATTAAATTTATTATTTAAAAATTTTGGTGGATGGACAGCCCCTTTATCAAAATTAAAGATATAATATGAATTAATGTAAAAATTACAGCAGATCGGCGGATATTCCTGAATATCTTCTCTCATCTTCTCATAGTTAAGTTAAAACTGATAAATAAAGTTTTATATTACTGAAACTTTTTAAATTATTAATCATGTGCGGGTGTGGCTTATCGTCTGCAAATTCTTAAAAGTGATGGATCCATAAAACTAACCATCACCTTAACTTTTCCACGGAGGATCATCCTCATGAGGATAATAGAATTTGATCATGAAAGAGTCGATGAGCTTGTTGAGAGAGCAAGGATTGATGTTGATGAGGTCCTGGGGCCGGTGGCAGATATCATCTCAATGGTGAGAGAGGGTGGTGATGTGGCCCTAAGGGAACTCACAGAGAAATTTGATGGCGTCTCACCCGAAAGCCTCACTGTCAGCCAGGAGGAAATAGAGGCGGCCCATGAAAACCTGGACCCACAGGTCAGGAAAGCGCTCACTGAAGCTGCAGCAAACATCGAGGAGTTCCACAGGCTCCAGCTCCCATCTGAGTGGATGGCCGAGATCCGGCCTGGGGTCAGCGCAGGGCAGATAGTGCGACCCCTTGACAGTGTGGGCTGCTACATACCTGGCGGAAGGGCCGTTTACCCCTCAACAATACTCATGACCGTCATACCCGCCAGGATAGCAGGGGTTGAAAGGATAGTGTGCTGCACACCCCCGGCATCCGATGGCTCGGTTCCCGATGCTGTCCTTGTGGCGGCCGACATTGCAGGCGCACATGAGATATACCGTGTGGGGGGCGCCCAGGCGGTGGCTGCAATGGCCTACGGTACAGAGACGATCGGGGCGGTGGATAAGATTGTGGGGCCAGGGAACATATTTGTTACCGCAGCAAAGAAACTGGTATACGGTGAAGTGGACATAGACTTCCCGGCAGGCCCATCAGAGGTCCTCATAATTGCAGATGAATCTGCAGACCCGGAGTACATTGCCCTTGAGATACTGGCACAGGCAGAGCACGACCCCCAGGCGGCAAGTGTCCTTGTGACAGACTCAGAGGAGCTTGCAGCCAGGGTGGATGGGAAGGTACGTGAAAATATTAAATACATGGAAAGGGCCAATATCATAGAGGAGTCCCTTGAAAGATACGGAATGATAGTTTTAACCGAGGATATTAAGGGGGCAGTGGACTTCAGCAACGCCTACGCCCCGGAGCACCTTGTTATAATGACGGATTCTCCCGAAAAAACACTCAAGGGTATCCGTAACGCGGGATCCATATTTCTGGGTGACCTCTCACCTGTGGCGGCAGGGGATTACGGTTCAGGGACCAACCACGTGCTGCCAACGTCTGGCTGCGCCAGGATGTACTCGGGCCTATCAACGGAGTCGTTCCTCAAGAAACCAACGGTGCAGATGATAACCAGGGAGGGGCTCCGGAACATCCAGGACACAGTCCTGCGTCTTGCTGAATACGAGGGCCTGCATGCCCATGCCGAGTCATTCCGTAGGAGACTTGATAGGTGACCTGAATTTACTCTTGATAATTCACTTTAGCGACAAGAGGTGATCTGATTGTTACTTGGAGATCTTAGAAGGACTCACTACTCAAAGGACATAAAACCTGAAATGGATGGAGAGGAAGTCACTGTCATGGGATGGGTCCATGAGATAAGGGACCTTGGGGGAATAATATTCGTACTCCTCAGGGACCGTGACGGGCTCATCCAGATAACAGCACCCAGCAAGAAGATTGAGAAGGACCTCTTCAAATCCATGAGGAAGCTCAAAAAGGAATCCGTTGTGGCATTTGGGGGAAGGGTCCAGGAGTCAGATAAGGCCCCCGGTGGCTTTGAGATAATACCATCATTCCTGAGGGTTCTGAACCCATCAAAGCAGCCACTGCCACTTGACCCCACAGAGAAGGTGAAGGCTGAGATAGACACGAGGCTCGATGCCAGGTTCCTTGACCTCAGAAAACCATCAGTGAGTGCAATATTTAAAATAAAGAGCAGGATGCTGCACTCAGTCAGGGTATTCCTTGAAGAGAATGGTTTCCTTGAAATCAACACCCCAAAGCTTGTTGCATCTGCAACAGAGGGGGGCACTGAGCTCTTCCCGATAACCTACTTTGAAAGGGAGGCCTTCCTGGGTCAGAGCCCACAGCTCTACAAGCAGATGATGATGTCAACGGGCCTTGACCGTGTCTATGAGATAGCACCCATATTCCGTGCAGAGGAGCACGACACCCTCAGGCACCTCAACGAGGTGATATCCATCGACATAGAGGCATCCTTCGTTGACCATGAGGATGTCATGAAGATACTTGAAAGGCTGGTTGTGAGGGTCATTGAGGATGTTAACGAGCACTGCACCGACGCCCTTGAAACCCTGGGAAGGACCCTTGAGGTGCCCGAAACTCCCTTTGAGAGGCTGGAATACGATGACGCAGTGGAACTGGTAAACTCCCGGGGAGTCCCAATGAAACACGGCGAGGACCTTCCAAGGGCGGCTGAGAAGGCCCTTGGTGAGGTCATGGACGGCTACTACTTCATAACCTCATGGCCAACCGCAATAAAGCCATTCTATGTGATGCCAGATGAGGACGACCCAGAGAGGAGCTATGCATTCGACCTCATGTACAGGGACCTTGAGATATCCTCAGGTGCCATGAGGGTCCACCAGCATGACCTCCTGGTTGAGAAGATAAGAAGGCAGGGGTTGAACCCGGACTCCTTCGAGAGCTACCTTGCAGCCTTTGAGTATGGAATGCCACCCCACGCAGGCTGGGGCCTGGGGGCTGAAAGGTTCAACATGACCCTCACCGGTGTGAATAACATAAGGGAGACTGTGCTCTTCCCGAGGGACAGGAGGAGGCTCACACCTTAGGTGATAACATTGATGGGCGCATCCACAGGACAGGGCTATAAGATAGCCAGAAAGAGCAGGGAAATAGTCAGGAAACTGATATCTGAAGAGTTAAGATCTCTCAGGGATGAGGAGGCGGCCATAGTTGAGCGCATAGTTCATTCAACCGCTGACCCTGAGTATGCCCGGTTGACAGAGTTCAGCCAGGACTTTGTGGATGCAGCCCTTGATTCACTCAGGAGTTCAGGCGAGATACTCACCGATATTGAGATGGTCCGTGCAGGGATATCCAGACCTGCCAGCTGCCACATAAGGGACCCTGAGGTCAGGGAGATCGCAAAAAAGAGGGATATCACCAGGGCAGCTGCCTCAATGCAGTACGCTGCAGAGAGGGGCTTCGGGGGGATTGTTGTTATAGGGAATGCCCCAACAGCCCTCATGAAGGTGATTGAACTTACAGCTGAAGGCATAATGGATGCAGAGGCGGTTATAGGGGTTCCTGTGGGATTTGTAGGTGCTGCAGAATCTAAGGAGGCCCTCAGGAAAACAGACATACCCCACATGATAACCAGGGGCCCCAAGGGGGGCACACCTGTCGCAGTGGCAGCTGCAAATGCTCTTATAGCACTATCAGATGGAGGGGAAGTTTAGAGGTTCTCCTGAGGATAAGTTCGAAGGGTCCTTAGCATCATCGAGGATTAGAAATATTAGAGGTTCCATCATGAAGTCGAAAGAACTGTTTGAAAGGGCACAGAGGGTTCTACCGGGTGGTGTCAGCTCACCTGTGAGGAGGTTCGAGCCATACCCCTTCTTTGCAGCTGGAGGTAAGGGGTGCATACTGGAGAGTGTTGACGGTAAGAGCTACATGGACTACTGTCTGGCGTATGGACCCCTGATACTGGGACACGCACACCCTCTGGTGGTTGAGGCGGTTGAGAGGCAGATAGAGAGGGGCACAACCTATGGTGTACCATCTGAGGGGGAAATAGAGCTTGCAGAGACAATAATAGATAGGGTTCCCTGTGCTGAGATGGTAAGGTTCATGAACTCAGGCACAGAGGCCACCATGGCCGCTGTGAGGCTTGCAAGGGCATACACAGGGAGAGAAAAGATTGTCAAATTTGAGGGATCCTACCATGGGGCCCACGATTACGTCCTTGTGAAGCCAGGTTCTGGTGCCGCCGCAGCACCCGATTCACCGGGTATACCTGAGGATACCGTGAAAAATACTCTAACCACGGTCTTCAATGATGAGGAGGCGATGGTTGAACTCATTGATGGGATGGGAGATGAGATAGCATGCATCCTGGTTGAACCTGTAATGGGCAACATCGGGTGCATAGAACCTGAAAACGGCTACCTGAACTTCCTCAGGGATGTAACGAGGGAGAACGACATTCTACTCATCTTTGATGAGGTCATAACAGGCTTCAGACTGGCAGCAGGGGGCGCCCAGGAGTACTACCGTGTGAAGCCTGACCTCGTGACACTGGGAAAGATAGTCGGGGGTGGCTTCCCCATGGGGGCCCTGGCAGGTCCAAGAGAGATAATGGAGAACATTGCACCGGCTGGTAGCGTATACCAGGCAGGCACATTCAATGGAAACCCCGTATCTGTGACGGCAGGTCTTGAAACCCTTAAAATACTTGATGATAAAATGTATTCCCGTCTTGAGAGGATGGGGTCCCATCTTAGGGCAGGTTTAAGGGAACTCATCTCTGACATGGACCTTGAGTATCAGGTTGCAGGTCCGGCTTCAATGTTCCAGATATATTTCACTGAGGACGAGGTCAGAAACTACGCCGATGCTAAAAAATCAGACACTGAACTCTTCATGAAGTACTTCCATGGGCTGCTGGAGAGTGGTGTCTTCATACCACCATCACAGTTTGAGTGCTGTTTCATATCCGCTGCACACGAAATGGATCATATAAACAGTACCCTTGAGACTGCAGAGGATGTGCTCAGCCATTTAAAAAATTAATCCCTTTATTTTAGTAGCTTCTGAGTTACATGAAGAGCTGCCACATTCCTGATATTAATTTTTTATGTGAATTTTACGGCTATAAAGAAGTAGAGGAAGCATATAACCACAAAGATGAGGAGAACCGTAACGGCGGTCCTTAAAAATCTGCTGTTAAGCGTCTTTCCCTCACGTTCAGCAAGGAACTCCCTCTGTTCACGTACCTGTGATATGAAACTCTCCGCCTCTCCCCTGCCACCGGTTATGAGATTGCTGTCTATTATTTCCTCATCAAGGAGTTCGTCCACAATCTTTTTCTGTTCCTTCACGTCGTCGATTATTCTCTTCTCAGCCACGAATTCCATGAGGGACCATTTACCGCTTTTTATTTCCTGAAGTGTTCTCTCCTCATTGTCTATGCTTCTTGAGAGGTTTTCAAGGAGGAATCTTTTCCGATCACTTTTTTCTGGAATTTCAGGGTCCGGTTCATCTGGTTCTTCATAGAACTCTTCGAGTGTGCTGTAGTATCCCAGTGAGCCCCCACATTCACAGGAATCAAAATCAGATGGGTCCTCACCATCTTCCAGCTGGTAGTAGCCCCCGCATTGTGTACATATAAGGTAGCCACTGGTTTTTTTCATGTTTCCCTCGGCCAAGGAGATCCCCCAGACATATATATTACATTATAGTAGTTAAGTTTTGTGTTGAATCATTTATTTTTTCATGCACTGAGGACCCGATGATGGTTTTCCAAAAAATAAAATAGGTTTAGCTGGTCACCCTTTCAAGTCCTGTGGATATGAGGAACTGTATGAAGGCACCTTCTGGTACAACAACGATGTTTCCCTGCTGATACTGCTGTATCCCCGCGTTTACCATGGCCATGTACTTTGAACGGTCCTTTGTGGCATTGAATATTGCCCTCATTAATGACTGAATAGCAACGCCCCTAGCGGCTCCCTGCTGCTGTTCCTCCCTGAGGAATGTTATGCTGTTCCCTGAGACATAGCCCTGGCCCTCAACATATACGGGACCTATTGCCTGAAGGATGCCGTCCACTGCCTGGGGTGTCACTATCACAACGATATCTGTTTTCACACCGGTGTTGTATTCCACTATCTCCTGCGCAAGTCTGGCACCCTTCTCTGTATCGTTTTCCCAGAGGGAGTCATGTAGGAGCCACCTGTTTACTCCCTGCGCCCTCAGTGAAGATGGAGGTTCTGCTGTTGGATGTGCCATGTTGTGGGGGTAGACAGCTGTTACATTGGTTATGTTACCCTCGTTCAGGGTTATTATGAAGGCCATGTCAACTGCCCCTATACCTGGCCTTGGTTCACTGGGATCCGCGCAGAGCAACAGCACGTGTTTTTCTCCCACAAAAACGTTCTGTGAGTTTGTGATGTAGTTTTCATATGTTACAACTGACAGACCCACTATGACTATGAAGAGACCGAGAATTATCTTATTTTTTGTATCCATATACTTACCTTCCTTTAAGATGGTCCTAAATTGGATCATATTAGGGGTTGAGATTGAAAACCTGATTCAAATAGATTTACGTTAACCTAAATTTGCAGAATTCCATATAAATATTTGGTGCTCATGTATCATATAAAACTGAATATTTAATACCTCATAACACATATATTAATGTTGCTGCAGTTCCAGAGAGATTTTTAAATAAGGGGATGTGAGCCAATGAGAATAGTGGCAGGGGTCGGGGAGAACAGGAACATCGAAAGGGCTGCGTATTCAGTGGAATTTGATGTTGAACTGGTTTATTCCGAGGAAGAATTCATCGAAAGGTTAAGGATGGGAAAGGACGCCTATGTGAGGGGGTCCCTCTCGTCAGCAGGTATAATGTCGGAACTCAAGAATCATGGGCCCCTGATGAGGGCTTCATGGATAGAGACAGGAAAGGGGAGTTTCCTCCTTGCACCAGTCGGGATAGATGAGGGTGAAACAGTCACTGAAAGGCTCAGCATCGCCACTGCCGCAGGGGACTTTCTCATGAAAACAGGGACCGAGCCACTCATCGGTATAATATCAGGGGGACGGCCAGGTGACCTTGGAAGGTCCCCTGCAGTGGACAGTTCAATCCGTGATGGTGAACTGCTGGCATCAATGGTAAAGGATAAATATGAAGTGAGGCACTACCATATACTGATAGAGGAAGCCGTGAGGGATGGGTGCAACGTCATCATAGCACCCGATGGAATAACAGGTAACCTCATATTCAGATCACTGGTTCTCGTTGGCACGGCCAGAAGCCACGGGGCTGTGGCCCTTGGATTTAATGGGATTTTTGTTGACACATCAAGGTCACAGACCACTGCGGGTTACCGCAGGGCACTGAGATTCGCCCACTGGCTTGCCACCAGTTGGAGAGATTAGAACATTAATTTATAGAATATTAAAAACTCCAGTCGGGTAGATGGGAAATGTCACCTTTAAAACCTCTTTACAAACTGTATGAGTGGTACATATCGCGAAACCTCAAAAGGGAGAGAATGCCAAGGCACGTTGCCATTATAATGGATGGTAACAGGAGATACTCACGACTCCAGGGCAGCGTCGACCCCATAGAGGGTCACAGGAAGGGTATTGAGACACTGGAGAAGGTCCTGGACTGGTGCGTTGACCTTGGAATAGAGATAGTGACCGCCTATGCATTCTCAACTGAAAACTTTAAAAGGCCAGAAAACGAGGTTAAGGGCCTAATGAAGCTCTTCAAGGAGAATTTTGAAGCCATAGCAAGCAATAAGAAGATCCATAAAAATCGTGTCAGGGTCAAGGCAGTAGGGAAACTTGAACTGCTCCCTGAAGATGTTAGAAAGGCTATAGAGGTTGCTGAGAAGTCAACTGAGGGATACTCTGATCGACTTGTGAACATCGCCATAGGATATGATGGGAGACAGGAGATAGTGGACGCCGCAAGGAAAATCGCCGAGGACGTCAGGGCCGGCCGCATTGACCCGGAGGACATAGACGAGGACATGATAAACAGGAACCTCTACACCGCTGGGCTGGAGGACCCCCACCTCATAATAAGGACCAGTGGTGAGGAGCGCCTCAGCGGTTTCCTCCTCTGGCAGTCATCCTATTCAGAACTCTACTTCTGCGACAGCCTATGGCCAGAACTTCGAAAGGTCGACTTCTTAAGGGCCATAAGGTCATACCAGCATAGAGAGAGGAGATTCGGTACCTAGGTACTCATAAGGTCAACTTTTAAATGGGTATAACCCTGGCCACGCTGATAAAGGTCAAGCGATCAATGGAGGGATCAATATAATAGATGTTCACTGTCACATGGACTTCAAGGACTTCAACAGGAACCGTGAAGA encodes:
- a CDS encoding cyclic 2,3-diphosphoglycerate synthase is translated as MKATESMICLVDGEHYLPVTRAAVETLDSMEHIDVKALIFIGGTEKLRTSSPEEYTEMMGRPVYFGDDPHRIPYDLIARLIRKYGADTVMDLSDEPVLDYSKRFRIASVVLEEGAVYRGPDFEFQPLTEYDILKKPSLKILGTGKRIGKTAVSAYAARLIHEREYNPCVVAMGRGGPEEPEIVRGDRIEITPEFLMEQSDRGVHAASDHWEDALMSRILTVGCRRCGGGMVGDVFITNMKRGAETANSLDADFIILEGSGAAIPPVKSDRHIVLVGANQPIINIKNFFGPFRIRLADLVILTMCEEPMADDEKVEEIVEFIESVNPDAEVVTTVFRPKPLGDISGKNVLFATTAPDSVKDILVEYLESEYRCRVVGTTPHLSNRPLLQRDIERYIDDADVMLTELKAAAVDVATKDALEAGLEVIYCDNIPIVRDGSQDELDDAIIRVVESAIDDFNLRRTP
- a CDS encoding UPF0058 family protein, giving the protein MYKDEMIQLHQFLVYVLKYLENGYDIKDECEEYFSLNISPHHIHRTKAEHKYAIFVLSSAISEILAKKEGHNLPPNVVNGLSELAKRSRKEVVKMEARLEAK
- the hisD gene encoding histidinol dehydrogenase; translation: MRIIEFDHERVDELVERARIDVDEVLGPVADIISMVREGGDVALRELTEKFDGVSPESLTVSQEEIEAAHENLDPQVRKALTEAAANIEEFHRLQLPSEWMAEIRPGVSAGQIVRPLDSVGCYIPGGRAVYPSTILMTVIPARIAGVERIVCCTPPASDGSVPDAVLVAADIAGAHEIYRVGGAQAVAAMAYGTETIGAVDKIVGPGNIFVTAAKKLVYGEVDIDFPAGPSEVLIIADESADPEYIALEILAQAEHDPQAASVLVTDSEELAARVDGKVRENIKYMERANIIEESLERYGMIVLTEDIKGAVDFSNAYAPEHLVIMTDSPEKTLKGIRNAGSIFLGDLSPVAAGDYGSGTNHVLPTSGCARMYSGLSTESFLKKPTVQMITREGLRNIQDTVLRLAEYEGLHAHAESFRRRLDR
- the aspS gene encoding aspartate--tRNA(Asn) ligase, which produces MLLGDLRRTHYSKDIKPEMDGEEVTVMGWVHEIRDLGGIIFVLLRDRDGLIQITAPSKKIEKDLFKSMRKLKKESVVAFGGRVQESDKAPGGFEIIPSFLRVLNPSKQPLPLDPTEKVKAEIDTRLDARFLDLRKPSVSAIFKIKSRMLHSVRVFLEENGFLEINTPKLVASATEGGTELFPITYFEREAFLGQSPQLYKQMMMSTGLDRVYEIAPIFRAEEHDTLRHLNEVISIDIEASFVDHEDVMKILERLVVRVIEDVNEHCTDALETLGRTLEVPETPFERLEYDDAVELVNSRGVPMKHGEDLPRAAEKALGEVMDGYYFITSWPTAIKPFYVMPDEDDPERSYAFDLMYRDLEISSGAMRVHQHDLLVEKIRRQGLNPDSFESYLAAFEYGMPPHAGWGLGAERFNMTLTGVNNIRETVLFPRDRRRLTP
- a CDS encoding cobalt-precorrin-8 methylmutase, with product MGASTGQGYKIARKSREIVRKLISEELRSLRDEEAAIVERIVHSTADPEYARLTEFSQDFVDAALDSLRSSGEILTDIEMVRAGISRPASCHIRDPEVREIAKKRDITRAAASMQYAAERGFGGIVVIGNAPTALMKVIELTAEGIMDAEAVIGVPVGFVGAAESKEALRKTDIPHMITRGPKGGTPVAVAAANALIALSDGGEV
- the hemL gene encoding glutamate-1-semialdehyde 2,1-aminomutase, producing MKSKELFERAQRVLPGGVSSPVRRFEPYPFFAAGGKGCILESVDGKSYMDYCLAYGPLILGHAHPLVVEAVERQIERGTTYGVPSEGEIELAETIIDRVPCAEMVRFMNSGTEATMAAVRLARAYTGREKIVKFEGSYHGAHDYVLVKPGSGAAAAPDSPGIPEDTVKNTLTTVFNDEEAMVELIDGMGDEIACILVEPVMGNIGCIEPENGYLNFLRDVTRENDILLIFDEVITGFRLAAGGAQEYYRVKPDLVTLGKIVGGGFPMGALAGPREIMENIAPAGSVYQAGTFNGNPVSVTAGLETLKILDDKMYSRLERMGSHLRAGLRELISDMDLEYQVAGPASMFQIYFTEDEVRNYADAKKSDTELFMKYFHGLLESGVFIPPSQFECCFISAAHEMDHINSTLETAEDVLSHLKN
- a CDS encoding DUF4012 domain-containing protein, with the translated sequence MDTKNKIILGLFIVIVGLSVVTYENYITNSQNVFVGEKHVLLLCADPSEPRPGIGAVDMAFIITLNEGNITNVTAVYPHNMAHPTAEPPSSLRAQGVNRWLLHDSLWENDTEKGARLAQEIVEYNTGVKTDIVVIVTPQAVDGILQAIGPVYVEGQGYVSGNSITFLREEQQQGAARGVAIQSLMRAIFNATKDRSKYMAMVNAGIQQYQQGNIVVVPEGAFIQFLISTGLERVTS
- the mtxX gene encoding methanogenesis marker protein Mmp4/MtxX, with translation MRIVAGVGENRNIERAAYSVEFDVELVYSEEEFIERLRMGKDAYVRGSLSSAGIMSELKNHGPLMRASWIETGKGSFLLAPVGIDEGETVTERLSIATAAGDFLMKTGTEPLIGIISGGRPGDLGRSPAVDSSIRDGELLASMVKDKYEVRHYHILIEEAVRDGCNVIIAPDGITGNLIFRSLVLVGTARSHGAVALGFNGIFVDTSRSQTTAGYRRALRFAHWLATSWRD
- the uppS gene encoding polyprenyl diphosphate synthase; the protein is MSPLKPLYKLYEWYISRNLKRERMPRHVAIIMDGNRRYSRLQGSVDPIEGHRKGIETLEKVLDWCVDLGIEIVTAYAFSTENFKRPENEVKGLMKLFKENFEAIASNKKIHKNRVRVKAVGKLELLPEDVRKAIEVAEKSTEGYSDRLVNIAIGYDGRQEIVDAARKIAEDVRAGRIDPEDIDEDMINRNLYTAGLEDPHLIIRTSGEERLSGFLLWQSSYSELYFCDSLWPELRKVDFLRAIRSYQHRERRFGT